CTGACGGCTTCCTGACGCATGTCCCATTCCGAACCACGCCATAACGATACACAGCCCCAACCGCCAGCCGCCAACGCTGCGCTGGCGCATGACCCGTTCATCGTCGGGCTCAAGCAACGCCTGCCCGAACACCTGCGTGAAAGCTTTACCGACCAACAACTGGAAGGATTGCGCAGCGCCTTTGCCACTCGCTCCTGGGGCCGCCACAAGATCGACTGGCGCGGCACGTTCAGCCTGTGGAGCAACCAGTACTATTTCGTACTGGTTGGCGGGCGCAACAAACGCAACCTGTCGCGCGCGCAACGCAACCTGTCACTGGCCGCAAAAGCGGGCGTGATCACCCTGTTCCTGTTTTTCTCGATGCTCGTCGGCCTGGTCGTGCTCTATTTGATCAAGTCGGCGCTCGGGATCAACCTGCTGCCGAACTACTCGCTGGGCCTGTGGGACTGGTTCAAAGGCAGCCGCTGAGGCAACAGACGTCGCACTCAGTCGCCGATCAGGATGAGCTTGCCCGTCGCCGGATCGCGATAGACCTGCCCGACACTCTCCAGGCCTTTGCCTGAGCTGCCATCCTGCGTCTCAGGCAAGCGTGGCAATTCTCGCCCGCGCTCGACCGTCACGGGCTGCTTGGCGGCATCGAGCCGCTCGAGCAAATCGGTCTGTGCGACTAACGCGGCGATCAAGCCACAGGCGAACACCAGCACCACGTCGACCATGTTGGCCAAAGGTCCCAGCGGATCGTCATCTCCAGCCGCAAACCGGCTAGATCGCCAGCGTCGACTCATTATCGCGCGCCTCCGCCGCTTCGAGCTCGTCCAGCAATTCGTCGTACCAACGCCGTCGCAAACGGCCGAGCGCAAAGCCGCCCACCCCGATCAGCAGCCCGAGCACGGTGGTATCGAAGGCCACCCGCATCGCAACACTGAGTATCTGTACGTTGCCGTCACCCAGCGCCGCCAAGCCCGGACCGAGCGGGATCAAGGTGCCCATCAGACCGAGCATCGGCCCGACACGGGCGATCAGATCGGCGCGGTCAAGCCGCCGCCTGGCGCGTCGCTCGATGACGCCTACCGCCAGCATGCGCCAGCGCCGAAGCCCACCACACCGCTCTCCAACCGCGACGCCCGCGTCGCAGATCATGATCGCCACGAGCCCGAACAGCGCCCAGGTCACCGGCTGCAACAACCAGCCAACGAGCAGGTGCAGCCAGCTGAACAATCGATCATCAAGCACGCTCACCTCCTTCGCGGAACGATGCACCGCGACCACGCCAGACGCCTATGCCCAGCAGTAACAGGACGATCAGCGCGGCCAGCCACAGGTAACGGCTCACGCTCGCGCCCTCCTCGGCAGACACTTCGGTTTGTTCGATGGGCGGCTCGCTGGCCGCGGGCTGGATTTCGCTGATCGCGGTCGGCACCGCAGTGCGCTGCTGCGGTTCGCTCAGCGCCGCGTCCAGGCGCGCTCGCAAGGCTTCTCGGCGATCGGCCGGCAGCTGCGGCAACAGCCACTCGATCATCGGGTGGTCCGGTCGGGTATGACCACTGCCGGGCAGCCCGTTCGCCGCCACCAGCGTAGCGAAGGCTTCGCCAAGCGCCTGACGGGTCTGTTCATCGGCCTGCCAGAAGCCCTTATGGATGGCGACCAACATGATCGCCAGCATGTTGGTCTTCACATGCACGTTAGCGCCTTGCTCGAGAAACGAATCGACCCCCAGCTCGTAGCGATCATCGAGATACACCGCCTTGACCTCCTCCCATGCGCTGTCCTGGATGATGTCCGGGTTGGTGACCTGCCAGCCCCAGAGGTACTCCAGAAACTCGCTGCCCATGGTGCGAGCACCTGCATAGTCGTGCTGCATGAGCGCCTTGATCCAGGCAGGATTGAGAAAGCGCCCACGCAGCTCTGCCAGCAACGCCTGCTGCAGCGGTTCCAGGCGCACCTGGGTCGGATCGTTGTGCCAACTGACGAAATTCGCTGGCGCCTGGCCGGACAGATGCTCGACCGCCATGCTCAGCCCGCCGAGATAGTCGAACGCATCGTTGTTGTCCATCAGCCCGTAAAGGTTGCTGGAACGGCCAAGATAAGTGCGGCTGACCCGTTTCAGTCCATCCTCGAACACCGCCTGAACGGGCTCACCGTTGTGCTGCATACCGTAGGCGTGGCCCATCCGGTTGATGTAGCTGCGCGCCAGCTCGCCACGATCCTGCCAACTGCCAGAGCGCTCCACCAGCGTATTGATGCCCGCACCGTAGGCGCCCGGCGCCACGCCGAAAAGCCGCAATGCCGATAGGCTACCGGCTTGCTCGTCAGCGGCGCCGGCGTCCAGTCGACGTGCCGCGTCCTTCAC
This DNA window, taken from Stutzerimonas stutzeri, encodes the following:
- a CDS encoding 3-phosphoshikimate 1-carboxyvinyltransferase gives rise to the protein MSHSEPRHNDTQPQPPAANAALAHDPFIVGLKQRLPEHLRESFTDQQLEGLRSAFATRSWGRHKIDWRGTFSLWSNQYYFVLVGGRNKRNLSRAQRNLSLAAKAGVITLFLFFSMLVGLVVLYLIKSALGINLLPNYSLGLWDWFKGSR
- a CDS encoding DUF2149 domain-containing protein gives rise to the protein MSRRWRSSRFAAGDDDPLGPLANMVDVVLVFACGLIAALVAQTDLLERLDAAKQPVTVERGRELPRLPETQDGSSGKGLESVGQVYRDPATGKLILIGD
- a CDS encoding MotA/TolQ/ExbB proton channel family protein; amino-acid sequence: MLDDRLFSWLHLLVGWLLQPVTWALFGLVAIMICDAGVAVGERCGGLRRWRMLAVGVIERRARRRLDRADLIARVGPMLGLMGTLIPLGPGLAALGDGNVQILSVAMRVAFDTTVLGLLIGVGGFALGRLRRRWYDELLDELEAAEARDNESTLAI